A single window of Ananas comosus cultivar F153 linkage group 17, ASM154086v1, whole genome shotgun sequence DNA harbors:
- the LOC109723026 gene encoding adenosylhomocysteinase, with translation MALSVEKTSSGREYKVKDLSQADFGRLEIELAEVEMPGLMACRAEFGSAQPFKGARISGSLHMTIQTAVLIETLTALGAEVRWCSCNIFSTQDHAAAAIARDSAAVFAWKGETLQEYWWCTERCLDWGAGGGPDLIVDDGGDATLLIHEGVRAEEEYEKSGKLPDPESTDNAEFKIVLGLIRDGLKADPSKYRKMKERLVGVSEETTTGVKRLYQMQASGTLLFPAINVNDSVTKSKFDNLYGCRHSLPDGLMRATDVMIAGKAAVVCGYGDVGKGCAAALKQAGARVIVTEIDPICALQALMEGIPVLTLEDVVSTADIFVTTTGNKDIIMVDHMKQMKNNAIVCNIGHFDNEIDMHGLETYPGVKRITIKPQTDRWVFPETNSGIIVLAEGRLMNLGCATGHPSFVMSCSFTNQVIAQLELWKERKSGKYEKKVYVLPKHLDEKVAALHLGKLGAKLTKLSPSQAEYISVPIEGPYKPPHYRY, from the exons ATGGCGCTCTCGGTGGAGAAGACGTCGTCGGGGCGCGAGTACAAGGTGAAGGACCTCTCCCAGGCCGACTTCGGGCGCCTGGAGATCGAGCTCGCGGAGGTGGAGATGCCGGGGCTCATGGCGTGCCGTGCCGAGTTCGGCTCCGCGCAGCCCTTCAAGGGCGCCCGCATCTCCGGCTCCCTCCACATGACCATCCAAACCGCCGTGCTCATCGAGACCCTCACCGCGCTCGGCGCCGAGGTGCGCTGGTGCTCCTGCAACATCTTCTCGACCCAGGACCACGCCGCCGCGGCCATCGCCCGCGACTCCGCCGCCGTGTTCGCGTGGAAGGGCGAGACCCTGCAGGAGTACTGGTGGTGCACGGAGCGGTGCCTCGACTGGGGCGCCGGGGGCGGCCCCGACCTCATCGTCGACGACGGGGGCGACGCCACGCTGCTGATCCACGAgggggtgagggccgaggaggAGTACGAGAAATCGGGGAAGCTCCCCGATCCGGAGTCCACCGACAACGCCGAGTTCAAGATCGTGCTGGGGCTCATCAGGGACGGGCTCAAGGCGGATCCGAGCAAGTACCGGAAGATGAAGGAGCGCCTCGTCGGCGTGTCGGAGGAGACGACCACCGGGGTGAAGAGGCTCTACCAGATGCAGGCGAGCGGGACCCTGCTGTTCCCCGCCATCAACGTCAATGATTCCGTCACCAAGAGCAAG TTCGACAACCTCTATGGGTGCCGCCACTCTCTTCCTGATGGCCTGATGAGGGCGACCGACGTGATGATCGCCGGGAAGGCTGCTGTGGTCTGCGGCTATGGTGATGTTGGCAAGGGCTGTGCTGCTGCCTTGAAGCAGGCTGGGGCCCGTGTGATCGTCACTGAGATTGACCCCATATGCGCCCTCCAAGCCCTGATGGAGGGCATCCCCGTGCTCACTTTGGAGGATGTCGTCTCCACGGCCGATATCTTCGTCACCACCACGGGCAACAAGGACATCATCATGGTGGACCACATGAAGCAGATGAAGAATAATGCTATTGTTTGCAATATTGGGCACTTCGATAATGAGATCGACATGCACGGGTTGGAGACCTACCCAGGTGTTAAGCGCATCACCATCAAGCCACAGACTGATCGGTGGGTTTTCCCCGAGACCAATTCTGGGATTATTGTTCTTGCTGAGGGGCGGCTCATGAACCTTGGGTGTGCAACAGGTCACCCCAGCTTCGTCATGTCCTGCTCCTTCACTAACCAG GTGATTGCTCAGCTGGAGCTGTGGAAGGAGAGAAAGAGCGGCAAGTATGAAAAGAAGGTGTATGTCCTTCCGAAGCATCTCGACGAGAAGGTCGCAGCCCTCCACCTGGGCAAGCTTGGCGCCAAGCTAACCAAGCTCTCCCCGTCCCAGGCCGAGTACATCAGCGTCCCAATCGAGGGCCCCTACAAGCCCCCTCACTACAGGTACTAA
- the LOC109722812 gene encoding protein RALF-like 22 — MKESPSILTPVKKRMLSWALLLVCCLLLTPSSPWKCSTSAAEVVLEVKLGCGGKLGGECLWGKPAAEAEMEMGTEAEAEAEAARRALWGGTGQKRYISYEALREDVVPCSRAGVPYYNCRALPSANLYARGCEIITGCARDANP; from the coding sequence atgaaagagTCTCCCTCCATTCTCACTCCAGTAAAGAAGAGAATGCTCTCATGGGCATTACTACTAGTATGTTGCCTTCTGCTCACCCCCTCCTCCCCATGGAAGTGCAGTACTTCAGCAGCAGAAGTGGTGCTGGAGGTGAAGCTGGGGTGTGGAGGAAAGCTGGGGGGGGAGTGCTTGTGGGGGAAgccagcagcagaagcagagaTGGAGATGGGGACAGAGGCAGAGGCAGAGGCAGAGGCAGCAAGGAGGGCTCTGTGGGGGGGTACAGGCCAGAAGAGGTACATCAGCTATGAAGCTCTCAGAGAAGATGTAGTCCCTTGTTCTAGAGCAGGAGTCCCCTACTACAACTGCAGAGCACTCCCAAGTGCCAATCTTTATGCCAGGGGCTGTGAGATCATCACTGGATGTGCTAGAGATGCAAACCCTTAA